One Dromiciops gliroides isolate mDroGli1 chromosome 3, mDroGli1.pri, whole genome shotgun sequence DNA segment encodes these proteins:
- the SESN2 gene encoding sestrin-2 isoform X1 yields the protein MIVADAENCAGIQGYIPYAQCGGAGAAEEQKVVPTRKLPRGPSAFMPVEEILQQRPEAIEHQLGLEVSAFGRPDNVMLVMGLHPDYLNSFWKMQGLLLRVDGPLPCPWRHYIAIMASARHQCSYLISFHMAEFLQAGGDPEWLLGIHRVPQKLRNLNEINKLLAHRPWLVTKEHIEALLTTGEHSWSLAELIQAVVLLTHYHSLASFVFGCGILPEGDPEGNPVLPVPSPPSGQNSPPNGDALGTCGGFDAVREVEALMERMKVLQECQLQEEAASQEEMESRFELEKSESLLVAPTSDILELTPSPDVLCFVEDPTFGYEDFTRRGTQAPPTFRAQDYTWEDHGYSLIQRLYPEVGQLLDEKFQVVYTLTYNTIAMHSGVDTSMLRRAIWNYIHCVFGIRYDDYDYGEVNQLLERNLKVYIKTVACYPEKTTKRMYNHFWRHFRHSEKVHVNLLLLEARMQAALLYALRAITRYMT from the exons ATGATCGTTGCCGACGCGGAGAACTGCGCCGGAATCCAGGGCTACATCCCCTACGCCCAGTGCGGCGGCGCCGGGGCCGCCGAG gaaCAGAAGGTAGTCCCCACTCGCAAGCTCCCCCGGGGCCCTAGTGCCTTCATGCCAGTGGAGGAG ATCCTACAGCAGCGGCCAGAGGCCATTGAGCATCAGCTGGGTCTGGAGGTTTCAGCCTTTGGACGCCCAGACAATGTCATGCTGGTGATGGGCCTGCACCCTGACTACCTCAACAGCTTCTGGAAGATGCAGGGCCTGCTGTTGCGGGTGGATGGACCCCTGCCCTGCCCCTGGAGGCACTACATTGCCATCATG GCCTCTGCTAGGCACCAGTGCTCCTACCTGATCAGCTTCCACATGGCTGAGTTCTTGCAAGCAGGTGGAGACCCCGAGTGGCTCCTTGGTATCCACCGAGTCCCCCAGAAACTCCGCAACCTCAATGAGATCAACAAGCTGCTGGCCCATCGGCCCTGGCTCGTCACCAAGGAGCACATTGAG GCTCTTCTGACCACCGGTGAACACAGCTGGTCTCTGGCTGAGCTCATCCAGGCAGTCGTCTTGCTCACCCATTATCACTCCTTGGCATCCTTTGTTTTTGGCTGTGGCATCCTCCCTGAAGGGGATCCAGAAGGCAACCCTGTCCTCCCGGTGCCCTCACCACCCAGTGGGCAGAACAGTCCTCCCAACGGAGACGCCCTTGGCACTTGTGGG GGCTTTGATGCTGTTCGGGAAGTAGAGGCCTTGATGGAGCGAATGAAGGTCCTACAGGAATGCCAGCTCCAGGAAGAGGCTGCATCTCAGGAGGAGATGGAGAGCCGCTTTGAGCTGGAGAAGTCTGAGAGCTTGCTGGTGGCCCCAACAA GTGACATCCTAGAACTTACTCCATCCCCCGATGTCCTGTGTTTTGTGGAAGATCCCACTTTTGGGTATGAGGACTTCACTCGGCGAGGCACCCAGGCCCCTCCAACCTTCCGAGCCCAG GACTACACCTGGGAAGACCACGGCTACTCGCTGATCCAGCGGCTCTACCCAGAGGTGGGGCAGCTGCTGGATGAGAAATTCCAGGTGGTGTACACCCTGACCTACAATACCATCGCCATGCACAGCGGCGTGGACACCTCTATGCTCCGCAGGGCCATCTGGAACTACATCCATTGCGTCTTTGGCATTAG GTATGATGACTATGATTATGGGGAAGTGAACCAGCTCTTGGAGAGGAACCTCAAGGTCTACATCAAAACTGTGGCCTGTTACCCAGAGAAGACAACCAAGAGGATGTACAATCACTTTTGGAGGCACTTCCGGCACTCTGAGAAG gtGCACGTGAACCTGCTGCTGCTAGAGGCCCGGATGCAAGCAGCCCTCCTCTACGCCCTCCGCGCCATTACCCGCTACATGACCTGA
- the SESN2 gene encoding sestrin-2 isoform X3 gives MPVEEILQQRPEAIEHQLGLEVSAFGRPDNVMLVMGLHPDYLNSFWKMQGLLLRVDGPLPCPWRHYIAIMASARHQCSYLISFHMAEFLQAGGDPEWLLGIHRVPQKLRNLNEINKLLAHRPWLVTKEHIEALLTTGEHSWSLAELIQAVVLLTHYHSLASFVFGCGILPEGDPEGNPVLPVPSPPSGQNSPPNGDALGTCGGFDAVREVEALMERMKVLQECQLQEEAASQEEMESRFELEKSESLLVAPTSDILELTPSPDVLCFVEDPTFGYEDFTRRGTQAPPTFRAQDYTWEDHGYSLIQRLYPEVGQLLDEKFQVVYTLTYNTIAMHSGVDTSMLRRAIWNYIHCVFGIRYDDYDYGEVNQLLERNLKVYIKTVACYPEKTTKRMYNHFWRHFRHSEKVHVNLLLLEARMQAALLYALRAITRYMT, from the exons ATGCCAGTGGAGGAG ATCCTACAGCAGCGGCCAGAGGCCATTGAGCATCAGCTGGGTCTGGAGGTTTCAGCCTTTGGACGCCCAGACAATGTCATGCTGGTGATGGGCCTGCACCCTGACTACCTCAACAGCTTCTGGAAGATGCAGGGCCTGCTGTTGCGGGTGGATGGACCCCTGCCCTGCCCCTGGAGGCACTACATTGCCATCATG GCCTCTGCTAGGCACCAGTGCTCCTACCTGATCAGCTTCCACATGGCTGAGTTCTTGCAAGCAGGTGGAGACCCCGAGTGGCTCCTTGGTATCCACCGAGTCCCCCAGAAACTCCGCAACCTCAATGAGATCAACAAGCTGCTGGCCCATCGGCCCTGGCTCGTCACCAAGGAGCACATTGAG GCTCTTCTGACCACCGGTGAACACAGCTGGTCTCTGGCTGAGCTCATCCAGGCAGTCGTCTTGCTCACCCATTATCACTCCTTGGCATCCTTTGTTTTTGGCTGTGGCATCCTCCCTGAAGGGGATCCAGAAGGCAACCCTGTCCTCCCGGTGCCCTCACCACCCAGTGGGCAGAACAGTCCTCCCAACGGAGACGCCCTTGGCACTTGTGGG GGCTTTGATGCTGTTCGGGAAGTAGAGGCCTTGATGGAGCGAATGAAGGTCCTACAGGAATGCCAGCTCCAGGAAGAGGCTGCATCTCAGGAGGAGATGGAGAGCCGCTTTGAGCTGGAGAAGTCTGAGAGCTTGCTGGTGGCCCCAACAA GTGACATCCTAGAACTTACTCCATCCCCCGATGTCCTGTGTTTTGTGGAAGATCCCACTTTTGGGTATGAGGACTTCACTCGGCGAGGCACCCAGGCCCCTCCAACCTTCCGAGCCCAG GACTACACCTGGGAAGACCACGGCTACTCGCTGATCCAGCGGCTCTACCCAGAGGTGGGGCAGCTGCTGGATGAGAAATTCCAGGTGGTGTACACCCTGACCTACAATACCATCGCCATGCACAGCGGCGTGGACACCTCTATGCTCCGCAGGGCCATCTGGAACTACATCCATTGCGTCTTTGGCATTAG GTATGATGACTATGATTATGGGGAAGTGAACCAGCTCTTGGAGAGGAACCTCAAGGTCTACATCAAAACTGTGGCCTGTTACCCAGAGAAGACAACCAAGAGGATGTACAATCACTTTTGGAGGCACTTCCGGCACTCTGAGAAG gtGCACGTGAACCTGCTGCTGCTAGAGGCCCGGATGCAAGCAGCCCTCCTCTACGCCCTCCGCGCCATTACCCGCTACATGACCTGA
- the SESN2 gene encoding sestrin-2 isoform X2, which translates to MIVADAENCAGIQGYIPYAQCGGAGAAEILQQRPEAIEHQLGLEVSAFGRPDNVMLVMGLHPDYLNSFWKMQGLLLRVDGPLPCPWRHYIAIMASARHQCSYLISFHMAEFLQAGGDPEWLLGIHRVPQKLRNLNEINKLLAHRPWLVTKEHIEALLTTGEHSWSLAELIQAVVLLTHYHSLASFVFGCGILPEGDPEGNPVLPVPSPPSGQNSPPNGDALGTCGGFDAVREVEALMERMKVLQECQLQEEAASQEEMESRFELEKSESLLVAPTSDILELTPSPDVLCFVEDPTFGYEDFTRRGTQAPPTFRAQDYTWEDHGYSLIQRLYPEVGQLLDEKFQVVYTLTYNTIAMHSGVDTSMLRRAIWNYIHCVFGIRYDDYDYGEVNQLLERNLKVYIKTVACYPEKTTKRMYNHFWRHFRHSEKVHVNLLLLEARMQAALLYALRAITRYMT; encoded by the exons ATGATCGTTGCCGACGCGGAGAACTGCGCCGGAATCCAGGGCTACATCCCCTACGCCCAGTGCGGCGGCGCCGGGGCCGCCGAG ATCCTACAGCAGCGGCCAGAGGCCATTGAGCATCAGCTGGGTCTGGAGGTTTCAGCCTTTGGACGCCCAGACAATGTCATGCTGGTGATGGGCCTGCACCCTGACTACCTCAACAGCTTCTGGAAGATGCAGGGCCTGCTGTTGCGGGTGGATGGACCCCTGCCCTGCCCCTGGAGGCACTACATTGCCATCATG GCCTCTGCTAGGCACCAGTGCTCCTACCTGATCAGCTTCCACATGGCTGAGTTCTTGCAAGCAGGTGGAGACCCCGAGTGGCTCCTTGGTATCCACCGAGTCCCCCAGAAACTCCGCAACCTCAATGAGATCAACAAGCTGCTGGCCCATCGGCCCTGGCTCGTCACCAAGGAGCACATTGAG GCTCTTCTGACCACCGGTGAACACAGCTGGTCTCTGGCTGAGCTCATCCAGGCAGTCGTCTTGCTCACCCATTATCACTCCTTGGCATCCTTTGTTTTTGGCTGTGGCATCCTCCCTGAAGGGGATCCAGAAGGCAACCCTGTCCTCCCGGTGCCCTCACCACCCAGTGGGCAGAACAGTCCTCCCAACGGAGACGCCCTTGGCACTTGTGGG GGCTTTGATGCTGTTCGGGAAGTAGAGGCCTTGATGGAGCGAATGAAGGTCCTACAGGAATGCCAGCTCCAGGAAGAGGCTGCATCTCAGGAGGAGATGGAGAGCCGCTTTGAGCTGGAGAAGTCTGAGAGCTTGCTGGTGGCCCCAACAA GTGACATCCTAGAACTTACTCCATCCCCCGATGTCCTGTGTTTTGTGGAAGATCCCACTTTTGGGTATGAGGACTTCACTCGGCGAGGCACCCAGGCCCCTCCAACCTTCCGAGCCCAG GACTACACCTGGGAAGACCACGGCTACTCGCTGATCCAGCGGCTCTACCCAGAGGTGGGGCAGCTGCTGGATGAGAAATTCCAGGTGGTGTACACCCTGACCTACAATACCATCGCCATGCACAGCGGCGTGGACACCTCTATGCTCCGCAGGGCCATCTGGAACTACATCCATTGCGTCTTTGGCATTAG GTATGATGACTATGATTATGGGGAAGTGAACCAGCTCTTGGAGAGGAACCTCAAGGTCTACATCAAAACTGTGGCCTGTTACCCAGAGAAGACAACCAAGAGGATGTACAATCACTTTTGGAGGCACTTCCGGCACTCTGAGAAG gtGCACGTGAACCTGCTGCTGCTAGAGGCCCGGATGCAAGCAGCCCTCCTCTACGCCCTCCGCGCCATTACCCGCTACATGACCTGA